One Burkholderia sp. PAMC 26561 genomic window carries:
- the clpS gene encoding ATP-dependent Clp protease adapter ClpS → MAINPNKQDGTVLERQEQKLKQPSMYKVVLLNDDFTPMEFVVFVVQEHFNKDRETATQIMLKVHREGRGVCGVYTRDIASTKVEQVVSHARQAGHPLQCVMEEA, encoded by the coding sequence ATGGCGATCAATCCCAACAAGCAGGATGGCACCGTACTGGAGCGGCAGGAACAGAAGCTCAAACAGCCGTCCATGTACAAAGTGGTGCTGTTGAATGACGACTTCACGCCGATGGAATTCGTCGTGTTCGTCGTGCAGGAACATTTCAATAAGGATCGTGAGACTGCGACGCAGATCATGCTGAAGGTTCATCGCGAAGGCAGGGGAGTTTGTGGGGTCTATACGCGGGACATCGCGTCGACCAAAGTTGAGCAAGTCGTTAGCCACGCGAGGCAAGCGGGTCATCCGCTGCAGTGTGTGATGGAGGAAGCATGA
- the clpA gene encoding ATP-dependent Clp protease ATP-binding subunit ClpA produces the protein MIAQELEVSLHMAFMEARQARHEFITVEHLLLALLDNPTAAEVLRACAANIEDLRQNLRNFIHDNTPTVPGTDDVDTQPTLGFQRVIQRAIMHVQSTSNGKKEVTGANVLVAIFGEKDSHAVYYLQQQGVTRLDVVNFISHGIAKTNTGDAAKASSEANPEAEDAAAQKETPLAQFTQNLNQLAKDGKIDPLIGRELEVERVVQVLCRRRKNNPLLVGEAGVGKTAIAEGLAWRITRGEVPDILADAQVYSLDMGALLAGTKYRGDFEQRLKTVLKELKERPHAVLFIDEIHTLIGAGAASGGTLDASNLLKPALSSGQLKCIGATTFTEYRGIFEKDAALSRRFQKVDVAEPTVEQTIAILRGLKSRFEEHHGVKYSSGALSAAAELSARFITDRHLPDKAIDVIDEAGAAQRILPKSKQKKTIGKNEIEEIISKIARVPPQSVSQDDRSKLQTLDRDLKSVVFGQDQSIDALAAAIKMARAGLGKTDKPIGAFLFSGPTGVGKTEVAKQLAFTLGIELLRFDMSEYMERHAVSRLIGAPPGYVGFDQGGLLTEAVTKKPHCVLLLDEIEKAHPDIYNVLLQVMDHGTLTDNNGRKADFRNVIIIMTTNAGAEAMQKSVIGFTNRRETGDEMADIKRMFTPEFRNRLDQIISFRSLDEEIIMRVVDKFLMQLEDQLHEKKVDAVFTDALRKHLAKHGFDPLMGARPMQRLIQDTIRRALADELLFGKLMTGGRVTVDVDADDKVSLTFDESPVPRNPNPEAVEVE, from the coding sequence ATGATTGCCCAGGAACTGGAAGTCAGTCTGCACATGGCGTTTATGGAAGCACGTCAGGCGCGGCACGAGTTCATTACGGTCGAGCATCTTTTACTGGCCTTGTTGGACAACCCGACCGCGGCTGAAGTGTTGCGTGCATGCGCAGCAAACATTGAAGATTTGCGGCAAAACCTGCGCAATTTCATTCATGACAACACGCCCACCGTGCCCGGCACGGACGACGTCGATACTCAGCCCACGCTTGGTTTTCAGCGCGTAATTCAGCGCGCGATCATGCATGTGCAATCAACGTCGAATGGAAAGAAGGAAGTCACCGGCGCGAACGTGCTGGTCGCTATCTTCGGCGAAAAAGATTCGCATGCCGTCTACTACCTGCAACAGCAGGGCGTGACGCGCCTCGACGTCGTCAATTTCATCTCGCATGGTATTGCGAAGACGAACACGGGCGATGCGGCGAAGGCGAGCAGCGAAGCGAATCCGGAAGCGGAAGACGCGGCAGCGCAAAAGGAAACCCCTCTTGCGCAGTTCACGCAGAACCTGAACCAGCTTGCGAAGGACGGCAAGATCGATCCGCTGATCGGCCGCGAACTGGAAGTCGAACGTGTGGTGCAAGTACTTTGCCGCCGCAGGAAGAATAATCCGCTGCTCGTGGGTGAGGCTGGCGTGGGTAAGACCGCCATTGCCGAAGGGCTCGCCTGGCGCATCACGCGCGGCGAAGTGCCGGATATTCTCGCCGACGCACAGGTGTATTCGCTCGATATGGGTGCATTGCTCGCCGGTACTAAGTACCGGGGCGATTTCGAGCAGCGTCTCAAGACAGTGCTGAAAGAGTTGAAGGAACGCCCGCATGCGGTGTTGTTCATCGACGAGATTCATACGCTGATTGGCGCGGGTGCTGCATCGGGCGGAACGCTGGATGCATCCAATCTGCTGAAGCCGGCGTTGTCGTCGGGTCAACTGAAGTGCATTGGCGCCACTACGTTCACCGAATATCGTGGGATCTTCGAAAAAGACGCAGCGTTGTCGCGTCGTTTCCAGAAGGTTGATGTCGCTGAGCCGACTGTCGAGCAGACCATCGCGATCCTGCGTGGACTCAAGTCACGGTTCGAGGAACATCACGGCGTGAAGTATTCGTCGGGTGCGCTTTCGGCAGCGGCTGAACTGTCGGCGCGTTTCATCACCGACCGTCATTTGCCCGACAAGGCAATCGACGTGATCGATGAAGCGGGTGCCGCGCAACGCATCCTGCCGAAGTCGAAGCAGAAGAAAACGATCGGCAAGAATGAGATCGAGGAAATCATCTCGAAGATCGCCCGCGTCCCGCCGCAAAGCGTGTCGCAAGACGATCGCAGCAAGCTGCAGACGCTGGATCGGGATCTGAAGAGCGTGGTGTTCGGGCAAGACCAGTCCATCGATGCCCTCGCGGCTGCCATCAAGATGGCGCGTGCGGGTCTCGGCAAGACGGACAAGCCAATCGGCGCATTCCTGTTCTCGGGTCCGACGGGTGTCGGCAAGACGGAAGTTGCGAAGCAACTGGCGTTCACGCTGGGGATAGAACTGCTGCGCTTCGACATGTCCGAGTACATGGAACGTCACGCGGTGAGCCGGCTGATCGGCGCGCCGCCGGGATATGTCGGATTCGATCAGGGCGGTTTGCTGACCGAAGCCGTCACGAAGAAGCCGCATTGCGTGCTGTTGCTGGACGAAATCGAGAAGGCGCATCCGGATATCTACAACGTGCTGCTGCAGGTCATGGACCACGGCACGCTGACGGACAACAACGGTCGCAAGGCAGATTTCCGCAACGTCATCATCATCATGACGACGAACGCGGGCGCTGAAGCGATGCAGAAATCGGTTATCGGCTTCACGAACCGTCGGGAAACCGGCGACGAAATGGCCGATATCAAGCGGATGTTCACGCCTGAGTTCCGCAATCGTCTGGACCAGATCATCAGCTTCCGTTCGCTGGATGAAGAAATCATCATGCGCGTGGTCGACAAGTTCCTGATGCAACTGGAAGATCAGTTGCACGAGAAGAAGGTCGATGCTGTCTTTACGGACGCGTTGCGCAAGCACCTCGCGAAGCATGGTTTCGATCCGCTGATGGGCGCACGGCCAATGCAGCGCCTGATCCAGGACACGATTCGTCGTGCGCTGGCTGACGAGTTGCTGTTCGGCAAGCTGATGACGGGTGGCCGCGTGACGGTCGACGTGGATGCGGACGACAAGGTGTCGCTGACGTTCGACGAAAGCCCCGTCCCGCGCAATCCAAACCCGGAAGCGGTCGAGGTCGAGTAA